In Spirosoma pollinicola, the genomic window GGTATTCGGCTAGCTGAGGCCCTACCCGGGCAACCAGATTATCCGGGTTTTTATAGACATCGTGCCCAAAGGCTAGTTCCAGTTCGCCCAAAGGCAGCTGTAATTCAACCGCCACCTTCGTTGGACTTACATCCAATATGACGATGGTACTGGGGGTTTGATGGGCAAAGACATCGGGCCCTAAAGCGACCATGGCGCCCATGATAAAGAATAAAAACAGCCGCCATCTGGAGAATAGGCGGCTGTTTGGAAAAAATGTATTGATCATTGGTGGCAAAGAATAATGAATGAGCCTACAGTTCGCCTAGATTTTTCGCTAAAGCGAGATCGGCACCCTTACCCATTATAATCCGATATAATCCCGGGTATGATCCCGGTAGACGCTGTGGTAGTGAATCTGATCCCGGTAAACGACCCCCGTTTGACAGATAAACTCGATCCAGACACTGGGCCCATCGATCCGTACGTAATCCGTATTGGTGGTAAAGAAGGAACTGGCGTCGCCCGATTTTCCACTGGTATTGCTAGCGTAGGTCACATAGGTATTCGCTAATTCGTTGGCGTAAAGCGCTTTAAATGTAGCTGCGGTGGCATCATCCAAATCGTTCAGCCAGGGAGCCATGGCCGCGATGACATTGGCCTGGGCGGTGGCACTCAGCGTACTCACTTTAACGCCCAGTTTCGTCGTCGGAAAGGTGTTGGTCGTTGAACCCGGTACCATCGTGACATCCGAGAATGTAGACGAAATCTTCGCCGAAGCGAGCTCGGCCGTCGTAAACAAAGCCAGCATAGCGGCCATACCGGCTACTTCCTGGGCTAGTGGTGCATAGGTTACCCCACCCGACGTCCAGGATTTAGGTTCTATACCCTGGTGCGAAGGCGTTGTACTGACGACCGCACCGGCCTCATAAGTAACACTTTGGGCATAGTGGTGCCCGCCAAATTGTAGCATCCATTTGCCCGTTGAACTGGGCGTTCCCAAAAAAAGCAATGATGTAATTGCCGGATGAATAGCCCGATCCACCCGTGGTGGCAAGCACATCATCCGCGGCATCGATCTGGATAAATTCACTGTAGCCTTCATTGGCTACCGTGCCACTGGCGGCTTGAATGACCGCTTTAGCCGCGGCTAACTGCGTGGCACTAAGGGTGCTAAAGGCAAGACCATTTCGACACGACACCCCACAGGGAAGGTTCGACCATTTTTTGGCATTGGTCAGATTTAACGCCAGAACGACCGTAGCTTGCTGAGTGGTCGATAAGGTGGCCAAAAACGCATTTGCCAGGGCAACCACTTGAGCGGGTGTGGCTGTGGTTCCGGTCGTACTAACCGTAAAATCGCTGGTCGAGGCAACCGTATTGGTGCCAACGGTGACCACGAGCTTACCCGTTGTCGCCCCGGCGGGAACGGCTACGGTCAGTGATGTACCGGTGGCAGTAGAAACCGTAGCGGCAACGCCATTAAAGGTGACCGTATTGCTGGCTGGGGTGGTACTAAAATTAGTGCCGGTAATAACGACGGCGGTGCCGACGGCTCCACTGGTGGGGCTGAAGGTGGTAATCGTTGGGGAGGTGGTCGTACTGGTGGTGGTCACCGTAAAGCTGGTCGATGAGGTCGCCGTCTGCCCATCGACGGTTACGATTATGGTTCCGGTAGTTGCCCCAGTGGGAACGGTGACCGTCAAGGCAGTCGCCGTTGCCGCCGTAACGGTGGCCGCTACGCCATTAAATTTGACCGTATTACTGGCGGCCGTGGTACTGAAATTAGTGCCAATGATCGTGACCGTGGCACCAACAACCCCCGTAGTCGGCGAGAAACTGCTGATGGTCGGCGCAATGGTCGTAACCGAGTCATCCGTTTTTTTACAGGAGACCACCAGCAGTAGGAAGCAACCGACGAGCACAACTAAATTGTTGATTCTGTTTTTCATTCAATTCGATAGATTAACGCTTGTAAGATTTCGAATAAGAGTAGAAGTCTTGCGTAGCGCTATAGTTTGGTAGTTACCTGATTTACTTTTTTTAATCCTACGTTGGGACAACCCCTTGTGTTGCAATTAGGTCAGTGTTTGTGGTCAATTGGATCAATGGTGGGGTGAATGGACTCGAAACAGACCACTAAACGGTAAGCTCGGTTTGACGCGGGCAACACAAAATTGGTTTTGATCGGTAGTTTTCCCTGGCCTGCTTATTACCCATTCGGCGACTTACTGAAGCGCCGGAAGAAGGACTCCTCATATAGGCTGCTAATGGGGATTTCTTCTTCACCCATGCGAATGAGCTTATGGCGCACCGACTCCACTTTATGAAGGGCCACAATGTAGGACTTGTGCACCCGGATAAACTCCGCAGGCGATAGCTGCTCCAGCATCGCTTTCATGGTTAGCCGGACAACGATCGGTCGTTGTGAAACCAGATGAATTTTTAGATAGTTATCCAGCCCTTTAATAAAAAGAATATCCGCCACAGCCACTTTGACGATACTATACTCAACCCGTAAGAACAGGTAGGGAGCGTACTCGCTTTTAGAAGACTCTCCGACTGATGGGATAAGTAATCGGTGATAGTCGGCTGCTTTCTGGACGGCCTGGGAAAACCGCTCGAAGGAAAAGGGTTTTAGTAAATAATCCACCGCAGCTACCTCATAGCTTTCCACGGCATACGCACTATAGGCGGTCGTAAAGATGACGAGTGGCTTTTGGGATGGCGCCAACGAATCGATGGAGCGATAAAAATCAATGCCCGTCTGAGTGGGCATATTGATATCCGAAATAAGCAAATCAATGGAATGGGTCGCCAGGTAATCGCGGGCTTTGATGGTACGCGTAAACCGTTGACACAAGTCTATAGAATCAAGCTGATTACAAAACGCGTCAATAATCTCTAGGGCAGACTCTTCATTATCCAGGGCAATCGCACGCATCATGGCAACGTCAGGTTAAGGTGAATTAAAAAGTGGTCAGCAGCATCCGTGACACGCAGTTGGTGCTTATTCTCATAGAGTAGCCGAAGGCGCTCTTTGACATTCTGCAGGCCAATGCCAGTCGATAGTTCCCGTGAATTGTTGTGCACTTTTTTATTGAAGACGACTAATTCCAGGTGGTCCTGCTCAATCGTTAGACGAATGCGAATACTCGACTCCTCATCGGGATTGACCCCGTGCTTAAACGCATTCTCAATAAAGGTGAACAACACCAGCGGGGCAATCTGTTTTCCGGCCAATTCTCCCTGCACCACATACGTCACCTGAACGGTATCGCGCAGCCGGGCGCGTTGCAAATCCAGATAGTTTTGAATATAGCCTACTTCTTTGGTCAGGGAAACCTGGTGGTTGTGTGCCTCACTAATGATGTAGCGCATAAATTCGGCCAGCTTCACGATCGTCTCGGCGGTGCGGTCATCCTTGCGGATGGCCAGGGCATAAATGCTATTGAGCGTATTGAATAGAAAATGCGGGTGAATCTGCGCTTTCAGGTGGAGGAGCTCCGTTTGCAGTTTATCGTTTTCCATCCGTCGCAAGCGCCGATCAGCCTGTACGGCAAGCGAGGCAAGCGTGCTAACGACACCCAGCAAAAAGATAAGGCTGAATTTTATGGACAGTGGGGGAGACGCGAACCAGCCTGCTGATTCACCCGGTTCATGGTGTTTCTGCTCAGGCAGC contains:
- a CDS encoding DUF3500 domain-containing protein is translated as MLQFGGHHYAQSVTYEAGAVVSTTPSHQGIEPKSWTSGGVTYAPLAQEVAGMAAMLALFTTAELASAKISSTFSDVTMVPGSTTNTFPTTKLGVKVSTLSATAQANVIAAMAPWLNDLDDATAATFKALYANELANTYVTYASNTSGKSGDASSFFTTNTDYVRIDGPSVWIEFICQTGVVYRDQIHYHSVYRDHTRDYIGL
- a CDS encoding LytR/AlgR family response regulator transcription factor, which encodes MMRAIALDNEESALEIIDAFCNQLDSIDLCQRFTRTIKARDYLATHSIDLLISDINMPTQTGIDFYRSIDSLAPSQKPLVIFTTAYSAYAVESYEVAAVDYLLKPFSFERFSQAVQKAADYHRLLIPSVGESSKSEYAPYLFLRVEYSIVKVAVADILFIKGLDNYLKIHLVSQRPIVVRLTMKAMLEQLSPAEFIRVHKSYIVALHKVESVRHKLIRMGEEEIPISSLYEESFFRRFSKSPNG
- a CDS encoding sensor histidine kinase, with the translated sequence MNKRMKANTLTLLAVITLLVLPGLYLVSIDSDLARPDPFNHEIQNLLTYFLLLLFAYLNYTVLIPRWYFSRRYGKYTFLVLVCLLGVLVIPQRVEQWVFLKPPANPTTMGWIRQIFWAENLLPPNRGGSHRPPPPFDQQGPPITDRSPYPSRLPEQKHHEPGESAGWFASPPLSIKFSLIFLLGVVSTLASLAVQADRRLRRMENDKLQTELLHLKAQIHPHFLFNTLNSIYALAIRKDDRTAETIVKLAEFMRYIISEAHNHQVSLTKEVGYIQNYLDLQRARLRDTVQVTYVVQGELAGKQIAPLVLFTFIENAFKHGVNPDEESSIRIRLTIEQDHLELVVFNKKVHNNSRELSTGIGLQNVKERLRLLYENKHQLRVTDAADHFLIHLNLTLP
- a CDS encoding IPT/TIG domain-containing protein, encoding MKNRINNLVVLVGCFLLLVVSCKKTDDSVTTIAPTISSFSPTTGVVGATVTIIGTNFSTTAASNTVKFNGVAATVTAATATALTVTVPTGATTGTIIVTVDGQTATSSTSFTVTTTSTTTSPTITTFSPTSGAVGTAVVITGTNFSTTPASNTVTFNGVAATVSTATGTSLTVAVPAGATTGKLVVTVGTNTVASTSDFTVSTTGTTATPAQVVALANAFLATLSTTQQATVVLALNLTNAKKWSNLPCGVSCRNGLAFSTLSATQLAAAKAVIQAASGTVANEGYSEFIQIDAADDVLATTGGSGYSSGNYIIAFFGNAQFNGQMDATIWRAPLCPKCYL